The proteins below are encoded in one region of Ereboglobus luteus:
- a CDS encoding ExbD/TolR family protein: MAGGGSHKGDGPKKARIEIIPLIDVIFFLLATFVLFTLSLNKSNGLSVQLPKVENSGPRDPSNSVTISITDNNEIGWDKDTISLEEFVTRIHNYAIQVGPENARIFINGDENANYSSARYVIDQIKRTQIQKIMIETRIVPDAERQN; encoded by the coding sequence ATGGCAGGCGGCGGCTCACATAAAGGCGACGGTCCGAAAAAAGCGCGCATTGAGATCATTCCCCTCATTGACGTTATCTTCTTTCTGCTTGCCACCTTCGTATTGTTCACCCTTTCGCTGAACAAATCCAACGGTTTGTCCGTTCAATTGCCCAAGGTTGAGAACAGCGGACCCCGCGACCCTTCAAACTCGGTCACCATTTCGATCACCGACAACAACGAAATCGGTTGGGATAAAGACACCATATCGCTCGAGGAGTTTGTCACCCGCATTCACAACTACGCGATTCAGGTCGGTCCCGAAAACGCCCGCATATTTATCAATGGCGATGAAAACGCCAACTACTCCTCGGCTCGCTATGTGATCGATCAGATCAAGCGCACGCAAATCCAGAAGATCATGATTGAGACGCGCATCGTCCCCGATGCCGAGCGTCAGAATTAA
- a CDS encoding ExbD/TolR family protein — MAENPDTPELGTGGSKKARIEIIPLIDVIFFLLATFVLFTLSLNRIESMETKLPVTSKEKPDRTDDEPLIVQVSDGNTVYIAREPSDMADVYARILHYKESTVNQGKVPRVLISGDDRAKYGALIKALDYAKAAGVEEISFETNYRLSGK; from the coding sequence ATGGCTGAAAATCCTGACACACCAGAGTTGGGCACAGGCGGTTCCAAAAAAGCGCGCATTGAGATCATTCCCCTCATTGACGTTATCTTCTTTCTGCTCGCCACCTTCGTATTGTTCACCCTTTCGCTGAACCGCATCGAGTCCATGGAGACCAAGTTGCCGGTGACCAGCAAGGAAAAGCCAGATAGAACCGACGACGAACCACTGATTGTTCAGGTTTCAGACGGAAACACTGTCTATATCGCTCGCGAGCCATCCGATATGGCCGATGTGTATGCGCGTATACTGCATTACAAGGAATCGACAGTCAATCAGGGTAAGGTTCCCCGCGTGCTCATTTCAGGGGATGACCGCGCCAAATACGGTGCCTTAATCAAGGCGCTCGACTATGCGAAAGCCGCCGGCGTCGAGGAAATATCATTTGAAACCAACTATCGCCTTTCCGGCAAATAA
- a CDS encoding MotA/TolQ/ExbB proton channel family protein — MITAVLSSSPLAFFKLMNQTPMELFLHGGPIMWPILITAFVGITVSVERTIFLVRSAMSRQPQVLEAIYKKIQDGDFEGAKQIGLKSKDPVAKTISAALAVPSAGMMSAFTREANSQLRLYQQGSAVLDTVVTAAPYLGLLGTVTGMMETFGALGTGADISQSSAKITGGVAEALIATMCGLAIAILGLIPYNTLNASIEQVKHDMADASNTLTIYKVNKADKVHA, encoded by the coding sequence ATGATTACAGCAGTCCTCAGCAGCTCACCGCTCGCGTTCTTCAAGCTCATGAATCAGACCCCTATGGAGCTTTTTCTCCATGGCGGCCCAATCATGTGGCCTATTCTTATCACGGCTTTTGTCGGCATCACGGTATCTGTCGAACGCACGATCTTTCTCGTCCGCTCGGCGATGAGCCGCCAGCCGCAAGTCCTTGAGGCCATTTACAAGAAGATTCAGGACGGTGATTTCGAGGGAGCCAAGCAGATCGGCCTCAAGAGCAAGGATCCTGTTGCCAAGACAATTTCGGCGGCTCTTGCCGTGCCTTCTGCCGGTATGATGAGCGCCTTCACTCGCGAGGCCAACAGTCAGCTCCGCCTTTATCAACAAGGCAGCGCGGTGCTCGACACCGTGGTTACGGCGGCCCCTTACCTCGGCCTTCTCGGCACGGTCACGGGCATGATGGAAACCTTCGGCGCCCTTGGCACCGGAGCGGACATCAGCCAGTCGTCCGCCAAGATCACCGGCGGTGTGGCCGAGGCCCTTATCGCCACCATGTGCGGTCTCGCCATCGCCATCCTCGGTCTTATTCCTTACAACACTCTCAATGCGAGCATCGAGCAGGTCAAACACGACATGGCGGATGCCTCCAACACACTGACCATTTACAAGGTAAACAAGGCGGACAAAGTTCACGCCTGA